The following are encoded together in the Acanthochromis polyacanthus isolate Apoly-LR-REF ecotype Palm Island chromosome 14, KAUST_Apoly_ChrSc, whole genome shotgun sequence genome:
- the LOC127537062 gene encoding cell surface glycoprotein 1-like, whose translation MKQSDNRRTQEVDMYELKETGHTPELTAEHDGKKDPVKAAANQRARFQSSSNRRTEISDSSVPLPSYCSTHTFSLTCSSADANRRVHAIQLQLQATPPPLVIGLSFSEIQREFQVKAGQQVASCDPNMIQDASGAGGPLEAELQQLEVMTEDSLSSDEYDCPSPDDISLPPLAETPESNTVQSDMEDSFCFSSNINQSSQQDQSEPVGTGSVQQHTVSSPTPPTNLQNTTRFRSESGWVQTVPGPNSMSSTLCSILRTTETITINTPLRAHLSQGSPEPNTSSGSVQESSTTDQDRAAAERSPSASPKAYPSPRADPTPEVDPTPQDDPTPQDDPTPQDDPTPQDDPTPRADPDPFLHSDTISTGTQWILHQSSSQTKRETRAQREGVSRTSSVTQQTVHPHSFPSDTQLTRPKDSSCSSIPYSPPQSDLDVLNTTSTVIQQTVCSQSCPSGGPFIVPPSSRPQDGTDHPTGTVSISNDTFSYHHTVSSIHESLTSTCTQQCEHFLGMPPSSFTRPGAPPQSLANLHVLPLSSPSHLLTPDQDPDICLPMAIREEIQLTPQIQGPPVPAPPQAESLPKGKASRSGPSCFTRPLSRATVMEGSPVTLEVEVTGHLEPRLTWWVAYNQLHSTTPTKRDY comes from the exons atGAAACAGAGTGATAACCGGAGAACACAGGAGGTCGACATG tATGAGCTGAAAGAAACAGGCCACACCCCTGAACTGACCGCTGAGCATGATGGGAAGAAAGATCCTGTGAAggctgcagccaatcagagggctCGGTTCCAGTCAAGCTCCAACAGACGGACGGAGATCTCAGACAGCAG TGTTCCGCTGCCATCCTACTGCTCCACCCACACCTTCAGCCTCACCTGCTCCTCAGCTGACGCCAACCGAAGGGTCCACGCCATTCAATTACAGCTCCAGGCCACGCCCCCTCCACTTGTGATTGGtctgtcattctctgaaatccagAGGGAGTTCCAGGTGAAAGCAGGACAGCAGGTAGCTTCATGTGATCCAAACATGATCCAG GATGCATCAGGGGCAGGAGGCCCGTTAGAGGCGGAGCTCCAACAACTGGAAGTGATGACGGAGGATTCTCTGTCCAGCGACGAGTATGACTGTCCATCACCTGATGACATCTCCCTGCCGCCGCTGGCAGAGACGCCTGAATCCAACACCGTCCAATCAGACATGGAGGACAGCTTCTGTTTCAGCTCCAACATCAACCAGAGCAGTCAGCAGGACCAGTCAGAACCAGTCGGTACCGGTTCAGTCCAACAGCACACAGTGAGCAGTCCAACTCCTCCCACCAACCTTCAGAACACTACCAG GTTCAGATCAGAGTCTGGCTGGGTTCAGACAGTTCCTGGTCCAAACTCCATGAGCAGTACTCTGTGCAGCATCCTGAGAACCACAGAGACCATCACCATTAACACTCCCCTGAGGGCCCACCTCTCCCAGGGCAGCCCTGAACCAAACACCTCCTCTGGATCAGTCCAGGAGAGCAGCACTACAGACCAAGACCGTGCTGCTGCTGAAAGGAGTCCTTCTGCCTCTCCAAAGGCTTATCCCAGTCCACGGGCCGATCCCACTCCAGAAGTCGATCCCACTCCACAGGATGATCCCACTCCACAGGATGATCCCACTCCACAGGATGATCCCACTCCACAGGATGATCCCACTCCCAGGGCTGATCCAGACCCATTCCTTCACAGTGACACCATCAGCACTGGGACACAGTGGATCCTCCATCAGAGTTCCTCCCAAACCAAGAGGGAAACCAGAGCCCAAAGAGAAGGTGTCAGCAGAACCAGTTCAGTGACTCAGCAGACCGTTCATCCCCACTCCTTCCCTTCAGACACTCAGTTAACCAGGCCTAAGGACAGCAGCTGCTCATCAATCCCTTACAGTCCTCCTCAGTCTGACCTGGACGTCCTGAACACGACCTCTACCGTCATCCAGCAGACAGTTTGCAGTCAGTCCTGCCCATCAGGTGGTCCGTTCATTGTCCCACCAAGCAGCAGGCCTCAGGACGGCACAGACCACCCCACTGGCACAGTCAGCATCAGCAATGACACATTTAGCTACCATCATACTGTCTCCTCCATCCATGAGTCCCTGACCTCTACCTGTACCCAGCAGTGTGAGCATTTCCTTGGCATGCCTCCCAGCAGCTTTACCCGGCCAGGTGCTCCTCCTCAGAGCCTGGCTAACCTGCATGTCCTACCCCTGTCCTCTCCATCCCATCTACTAACTCCAGACCAAGACCCAGACATTTGTCTGCCCATGGCCATCAGAGAGGAGATCCAGCTCACTCCCCAGATCCAGGGCCCCCCTGTTCCTGCTCCTCCCCAGGCAGAGTCTCTTCCAAAGGGAAAAGCCTCCCGTTCTGGGCCTTCCTGCTTCACCAGGCCCCTATCCAGAGCCACCGTCATGGAGGGCTCCCCGGTGACACTGGAGGTGGAGGTGACGGGACACCTGGAGCCCAGGCTCACCTGGTGGGTAGCATACAACCAGCTCCACAGTACCACACCCACTAAAAGAGATTATTAA
- the LOC127537242 gene encoding coiled-coil domain-containing protein 141-like — protein sequence MKLQNQNQLQTQNQDQDQLKDEKKICRGYEDRLRKDLLCVSDLLDSCTRVELGSDLQTSKLLQSFIQAKPHFSQLDADVQQLVSSLEVLRVQNQLEVTEEELEELLKLQRTVKDKIQQSEEILDLSSRLNLTAGQLEALLLSEPCSSSPEQNQHQQQQIQNLMETSSLLKNHICTAGAPGFRLHQLHLRLVRLDSRFVWWKNEAVRQEEKLQLIHLLHDDIIQLRDSFKELKKRFGNVKFNYLKRNDRTRNMKAVRNQLQQVEMFHDKLQALRRRLQGLVSQLGSEAKVGGVAREVDDDANELQRQMGEFEQSVNEHRKTLDMTCRLQEAMEEYQFWCEEASATIARVRKFSSECRSTEAVSVLYRQFEKFVWPTVPQQEERISQISQLAVRLHGVEEGQRYIKKTVSKHSEMVESIRELSNRLIELEAKLKVCCF from the exons ATGAAgctgcagaaccagaaccagctgCAGACccagaaccaggatcaggatCAGCTGAAGGATGAGAAGAAGATCTGCAGGGGATACGAGGACAGACTGAGGAAG GACCTGCTGTGTGTCTCGGACTTGTTGGACTCATGCACTCGGGTGGAACTGGGTTCGGACCTTCAGACCTCCAAGCTGCTGCAGAGCTTCATTCAGGCCAAGCCTCACTTCAGT cagctggatgctGATGTGCAACAGCTGGTCAGCAGCCTGGAGGTTCTGAGAGTCCAGAACCAGCTGGAGGTGacggaggaggagctggaggagctgctgaagcTCCAGCGGACAGTGAAAGACAAGATCCAGCAGAGTGAAGAGATCCTGGACCTGAGCAGCAGATTAAACCTCACAGCAGGACAA CTGGAGGCGCTGCTGCTCTCTGAACCCTGCAGCTCTTCTCCTGAACAgaaccaacaccagcagcagcagatccagAACCTGATGGAGACCAGCTCACTCCTGAAGAACCACATCTGTACAGCT GGGGCTCCAGGGTTCCGTCTGCATCAGCTCCACCTCCGTCTGGTTCGTCTGGATTCTCGGTTTGTTTGGTGGAAGAACGAAGCGGTTCGACAGGAAGAGAAACTGCAGCTGATTCACCTGCTGCACGATGACATCATCCAG CTTCGTGACTCTTTTAAGGAGCTGAAGAAACGTTTCGGCAATGTAAAGTTTAACTACCTGAAGAGGAATGACAGAACCAGGAACATGAAGGCTGTAAGGAACCAATTGCAACAGGTGGAGATGTTCCACGACAAGCTGCAG GCTCTCCGGAGGCGTCTGCAGGGTTTGGTGTCTCAGCTCGGCTCAGAGGCGAAGGTCGGAGGTGTGGCCCGCGAGGTGGACGACGACGCCAATGAGCTGCAGAGGCAGATGGGAGAGTTTGAGCAAAGTGTGAACGAGCACAGAAAAACTCTGGACATGACGTGCAGACTGCAGGAGGCCATGGAGGAG TACCAGTTCTGGTGCGAGGAGGCCAGCGCTACCATCGCTCGGGTCAGGAAGTTCTCCTCAGAATGTCGCAGCACAGAAGCTGTGTCGGTTCTGTACCGACAGTTTGAGAAGTTCGTCTGGCCGACGGTTCCTCAGCAGGAGGAGAGGATCAGTCAGATCAGTCAGCTCGCCGTCCGGCTGCACG GGGTGGAGGAAGGTCAGCGCTACATCAAGAAGACAGTCAGCAAACACTCAGAGATGGTGGAGTCCATCAGGGAGCTGAGCAACAGGCTGATAGAGCTGGAGGCCAAACTGAAGGTCTGCTGTTTCTGA